In Rubrivirga marina, the following are encoded in one genomic region:
- a CDS encoding TonB-dependent receptor, with the protein MMSPLRPLLGPVLLLLAIASAPVAAQHALTVRVTDEHSGAPLPGATVVVDDAAPPVGASTDADGLARLTGLPVGDLALTVSFVGYQPARLLVTVPHEGGPLDVALEEDEEALGDVVVAATRTSRTIADLPTRVETIAGEEIDEKISMEPSNITMLLNESPGIAVQQTSAVSGNASIRIQGLDGRYTQLLKDGFPLYGGFSGGLSLLQVPPLDLRQVEIVKGPASTLYGGGAIAGLVNLVTRTPRLGAPERSVLVNATSAGGTDVGAFLSGRSERLGYTLLASANRQGAYDGDGDAFTNLPRTRRLTVAPRGYVYPSDATTLWLGVTGTVEDREGGDLAVIEDGADGYAERSESLRITSQARLDHALSDRATITLKQSTSHFDRSVARPGYRFEGTQTATYAEASALLGLDAHDLVVGIDLRTDAFDQQSAADPAIDDAQLTAGAFVQDTWDVTDRLAVELGLRGDLSEDHGAFVLPRASALVRLAEGVALRATGGLGYKTPTVFLEPSEGRAFEGVLPLGDDIEAETSAGGTVDLNVRTVLGGRVSLSFNQAVFLTRLADALVPTDAGAGLIRYRNADGPVLTRGTETNARFGLGDLKLFLGYVYLDATETVPGGDTRREVPLTPAHKTYSVLVWERHGRGRVGLEAYYTSAQRLPDGERTEGYWVTGIMGEWRVGPARVFLNLENLLDTQQTNYGPVVVGPRATPTFADIWAPTDGFIANGGVKLSL; encoded by the coding sequence ATGATGTCCCCCCTCCGGCCCCTCCTCGGGCCCGTTCTCCTGCTGCTGGCCATCGCCAGCGCCCCCGTCGCCGCCCAGCACGCACTCACCGTCCGCGTGACCGACGAGCACTCCGGCGCCCCACTCCCGGGCGCCACCGTCGTCGTCGATGACGCCGCCCCACCGGTGGGCGCCTCCACCGACGCCGACGGGCTCGCGCGCCTGACCGGCCTCCCCGTCGGCGACCTCGCCCTCACCGTCTCGTTCGTCGGCTACCAGCCGGCCCGCCTCCTCGTCACGGTCCCGCACGAAGGGGGCCCTCTCGACGTGGCCCTCGAAGAGGACGAGGAGGCGCTCGGCGACGTCGTCGTGGCCGCGACGCGGACGAGCCGGACCATCGCCGACCTCCCCACGCGCGTCGAGACGATCGCGGGGGAGGAGATCGACGAGAAGATCTCGATGGAGCCCTCCAACATCACGATGCTCCTCAACGAGTCGCCGGGGATCGCCGTCCAGCAGACGTCGGCGGTCTCGGGCAACGCGTCGATCCGCATCCAGGGCCTCGACGGCCGCTACACCCAGTTGCTCAAGGACGGCTTCCCGCTCTACGGCGGCTTCTCGGGCGGCCTCTCGCTCCTCCAGGTCCCGCCGCTCGACCTCCGCCAGGTCGAGATCGTCAAGGGACCGGCCTCGACGCTCTACGGCGGCGGCGCCATCGCGGGGCTCGTCAACCTCGTCACGCGGACGCCGCGGCTCGGCGCGCCGGAGCGGTCGGTGCTGGTCAACGCGACGAGCGCCGGGGGCACCGACGTGGGGGCCTTCCTCTCGGGCCGCAGCGAGCGCCTCGGGTACACGCTCCTCGCGTCAGCCAACCGCCAGGGCGCCTACGACGGCGACGGCGACGCCTTCACCAACCTCCCGCGGACGCGGCGGCTCACCGTCGCCCCGCGCGGCTACGTCTATCCCTCCGACGCGACGACGCTGTGGCTCGGCGTGACGGGGACGGTCGAGGACCGCGAGGGTGGCGACCTCGCGGTGATCGAGGACGGCGCCGACGGCTACGCCGAGCGGAGCGAGAGCCTTCGGATCACGTCGCAGGCCCGTCTCGACCACGCGCTGTCCGACCGCGCGACGATCACGCTCAAGCAGAGCACGAGCCACTTCGACCGGAGCGTCGCGCGGCCGGGCTACCGCTTCGAGGGCACCCAGACGGCGACCTACGCCGAGGCCTCGGCCCTCCTCGGCCTCGACGCCCACGACCTCGTGGTCGGGATCGACCTCCGGACCGACGCCTTCGACCAGCAGAGCGCGGCCGACCCGGCGATCGACGACGCCCAGCTCACGGCGGGCGCCTTCGTGCAGGACACGTGGGACGTGACCGACCGGCTGGCCGTCGAGCTCGGCCTCCGCGGCGACCTCAGCGAGGACCACGGGGCGTTCGTGCTGCCCCGCGCCTCGGCGCTCGTCCGCCTGGCGGAGGGCGTGGCACTGCGCGCGACGGGCGGCCTCGGCTACAAGACGCCAACCGTGTTCCTGGAGCCGTCCGAAGGGCGGGCGTTCGAGGGCGTCCTCCCCCTCGGCGACGACATTGAGGCCGAGACGTCGGCCGGCGGGACCGTGGACCTCAATGTCCGGACGGTGCTCGGCGGGCGCGTCTCGCTGTCGTTCAACCAGGCCGTCTTCCTGACCCGCCTCGCCGACGCCCTCGTCCCCACCGACGCCGGGGCGGGCCTGATCCGCTACCGAAACGCCGATGGCCCCGTCCTCACGCGCGGGACGGAGACGAACGCGCGGTTCGGGCTCGGCGACCTCAAGCTGTTCCTGGGCTACGTCTACCTCGACGCGACGGAGACCGTCCCCGGTGGCGACACGCGGCGGGAGGTCCCGCTCACGCCGGCCCACAAGACGTACTCCGTCCTCGTGTGGGAGCGGCACGGGCGGGGCCGGGTCGGGCTCGAGGCCTACTACACCAGCGCCCAGCGGCTCCCCGACGGCGAGCGGACGGAGGGCTACTGGGTGACGGGGATCATGGGCGAGTGGCGCGTGGGCCCGGCCCGCGTGTTCCTCAACCTGGAGAACCTCCTCGACACCCAGCAGACGAACTACGGCCCGGTCGTCGTCGGCCCCCGCGCGACGCCGACGTTCGCCGACATCTGGGCGCCGACCGACGGGTTCATCGCCAACGGCGGCGTCAAGCTGTCGCTGTAA
- a CDS encoding SulP family inorganic anion transporter translates to MTLRLPASLDPATLRHEWFGNVRADLLAGVVVALALIPEAIAFSIIAGVDPKVGLYASFVIAVTTSFVGGRPGMISAATGAMALLMITLVRDHGLEYLFAATVLTGIIQFLFGAFRLGQAMKFVPKAVMTGFVNALAILIFMAQLPQFVGQGWVMYAFVAAGLAIIYGLPRLTTAVPSPLVAIVALTAVSLTLGGGFGLNTVGDMGALPTELPFFSIPSVPLNMETLSIIFPVAFALALVGLIESLLTAAIVDERTDTDSNKNREARGQGIANVITGFFGGMAGCAMIGQSVINVSSGGRGRLSTFSAGLFLLVFILVLSDWLVLIPMGALVAVMVMVSIGTFDWRSIPAIAKAPKSESFVMLVTVGAVVMTHDLSIGVLAGVVLSALFFARKVADHAFMEVEESHGPHGRTHTYVVSGSLFFVTVQGFLNTFDFTEDVDRVVLDLSAAHVWDGSAVDAIDRAALRFARRGVAFEVVGLNEQSQSLLDRLAIHDKPNALALAGGH, encoded by the coding sequence TTGACGCTTCGTCTCCCCGCTTCCCTTGACCCCGCCACGCTCCGCCACGAGTGGTTCGGCAACGTCCGCGCCGACCTGCTGGCGGGCGTCGTCGTCGCGCTCGCGCTGATCCCCGAGGCCATCGCCTTCTCGATCATCGCGGGCGTCGACCCGAAGGTCGGGCTCTACGCCTCGTTCGTGATCGCCGTGACGACGTCGTTCGTCGGCGGCCGGCCGGGCATGATCTCAGCGGCGACCGGCGCCATGGCGCTCCTGATGATCACGCTCGTCCGCGACCACGGGCTGGAGTACCTGTTCGCGGCGACGGTCCTGACGGGCATCATCCAGTTCCTGTTCGGCGCGTTCCGGCTGGGGCAGGCCATGAAGTTCGTCCCGAAGGCCGTGATGACCGGGTTCGTCAACGCGCTCGCGATCCTCATCTTCATGGCGCAGCTCCCGCAGTTCGTGGGGCAGGGCTGGGTGATGTACGCGTTCGTCGCCGCCGGGCTGGCCATCATCTACGGCCTGCCGCGGCTCACGACGGCCGTCCCGTCGCCGCTCGTCGCGATCGTCGCGCTCACGGCGGTGAGCCTGACGCTCGGCGGCGGCTTTGGGCTGAACACCGTCGGCGACATGGGCGCCCTCCCGACGGAGCTCCCGTTCTTCTCGATCCCGAGCGTCCCGCTGAACATGGAGACGCTCTCGATCATCTTCCCGGTCGCGTTCGCGCTCGCGCTCGTCGGCCTCATCGAGTCGCTCCTGACGGCGGCCATCGTCGACGAGCGGACGGACACGGACTCCAACAAGAACCGCGAGGCGCGCGGGCAGGGCATCGCCAACGTCATCACGGGCTTCTTCGGCGGGATGGCCGGCTGCGCCATGATCGGCCAGTCGGTGATCAACGTGTCGAGCGGCGGGCGCGGGCGGCTCTCGACGTTCTCGGCCGGCCTGTTCCTGCTCGTGTTCATCCTCGTCCTGTCCGACTGGCTCGTGCTCATCCCGATGGGCGCGCTCGTCGCCGTCATGGTGATGGTGTCGATCGGGACGTTCGACTGGCGCTCGATCCCCGCGATCGCGAAGGCGCCGAAGAGCGAGTCGTTCGTGATGCTGGTCACCGTCGGGGCCGTCGTGATGACGCACGACCTGTCGATCGGCGTGCTGGCGGGCGTCGTCCTGAGCGCCCTGTTCTTCGCCCGCAAGGTGGCCGACCACGCGTTCATGGAGGTCGAGGAGAGCCACGGGCCGCACGGCCGGACGCACACCTACGTGGTCTCTGGCTCGCTCTTCTTCGTGACCGTCCAGGGCTTCCTCAACACGTTCGACTTCACGGAGGATGTCGACCGCGTGGTCCTCGACCTCTCGGCGGCCCACGTCTGGGACGGCTCGGCCGTCGACGCCATCGACCGGGCCGCGCTCCGGTTCGCCCGTCGCGGCGTCGCGTTCGAGGTCGTCGGGCTCAACGAGCAGAGCCAGTCCCTCCTCGACCGGCTCGCGATCCACGACAAGCCGAACGCGCTCGCCCTCGCCGGCGGCCACTGA